One segment of Comamonas thiooxydans DNA contains the following:
- a CDS encoding tripartite tricarboxylate transporter substrate binding protein, whose amino-acid sequence MKRTFLSIAIAVAPLLSSSGSAFANDYPKKGKPINLIVPFAPGGASDILSRLIGQKLNEQWDTPVVVQNKPGGDMVIAMQSVARSDKDGYTIGLVTSSFSLNKVVKKDFPLDPMSDFAYIGIIGQSPYLLSVNADSKIQSFKALEAATREKKNNFSYASCCFGTYFAGEMIKNVTKLDSVHVPYKGSTPALNAILSKEVEFIIDTTTATKPFITAGKLRPLMVTSRKRAPSFPDVPSMTEAGVPGDFDVSVWYGFTFPAGTPASIVQKANATLNKILAMPDVKAKIESFDIEVTPSTPEKMSERVAADYRFYVQATKTANLSFGN is encoded by the coding sequence GTGAAGCGTACTTTTCTGAGCATTGCTATCGCGGTAGCCCCCCTTCTCTCTAGCAGCGGTAGCGCCTTCGCAAATGACTACCCCAAGAAGGGCAAGCCCATTAACCTGATCGTGCCGTTCGCTCCAGGAGGTGCATCGGACATTCTCTCGCGTCTCATCGGCCAGAAACTCAACGAGCAGTGGGACACACCGGTTGTCGTCCAGAACAAGCCCGGTGGCGACATGGTGATTGCGATGCAATCCGTTGCTCGCTCTGACAAAGATGGATACACGATTGGCCTAGTCACCAGTAGCTTTTCACTCAACAAGGTAGTGAAGAAAGATTTCCCGTTGGATCCGATGAGTGATTTTGCATACATCGGCATCATCGGCCAATCACCTTACCTACTGTCCGTGAATGCTGACTCGAAAATCCAGAGCTTCAAAGCATTAGAAGCCGCCACGCGAGAGAAGAAAAACAACTTCAGCTATGCGTCCTGCTGCTTTGGTACCTACTTCGCAGGCGAGATGATTAAGAACGTCACCAAACTTGATAGCGTGCATGTTCCCTACAAGGGCAGTACTCCAGCGCTCAATGCAATCCTCTCGAAGGAGGTCGAGTTCATCATCGACACCACGACAGCAACTAAACCATTTATCACCGCTGGCAAGCTGCGCCCGCTGATGGTGACGAGCCGCAAGCGAGCCCCCTCGTTCCCCGATGTTCCCAGCATGACTGAAGCGGGTGTACCCGGCGACTTCGATGTAAGTGTCTGGTATGGCTTTACTTTCCCGGCAGGTACGCCAGCAAGCATCGTTCAGAAAGCCAATGCCACACTCAACAAAATTCTGGCCATGCCCGACGTGAAAGCCAAGATCGAAAGCTTCGACATTGAAGTTACCCCGAGCACGCCCGAGAAGATGTCAGAGCGTGTTGCGGCCGACTACCGGTTCTATGTGCAGGCAACCAAGACGGCTAACCTGAG